Part of the Notamacropus eugenii isolate mMacEug1 chromosome 5, mMacEug1.pri_v2, whole genome shotgun sequence genome is shown below.
ggtggcacgatcaagcctgtactggtctggacacagagagggatttttatgcctagaatcttagcagatacctctcctcAGCCACTgagcctccagttcccaagtcagcatggggggctgattttcagataagctgaatgggcagggcagccattcagtgtgagataaagaccagctaggccagggcctccacccggagtggaggcaagactcagctcttcaatgcccccaggtgtttttacactccaacaatggagcttctgtagctgtgcaggctctgtggctgctgcctgctgctggagctatgggaaagcccttctcccttcctggcctgttgattaaaccccatcactgacttttggtgcctgtgggccaagggatctgaggccccGCTACTTGCGACTGGAGAGTCCACCCCCAAAGAGTCCTCCTTCCAGAGTCTCATCATGCTGCCCCACGCCATGCCACtcggccaaggttgggctgggctctgcactcagctctgtgtccagtgcaactgatgtttccatgggcctttcaggtcaccatgggctggaaatctcctccactctgtttttctccatttctgttaactccagaatttgttgagagtccatctctataggtattttatgggctgtggggaggacactgcgtaagtgtgtctgtctagtctgccatcttggctccaccccaccaGATCCCCTATTTGAAGCCATGCTATTCAATATCCAACAATATTGACTTAGTCATTATAAATTGATTGGCTGTTTTCAAAGAAAGTAAAGGGTAGTGAAATTCCTCAGAGACCTTTGATTGAAACCCTCAtgcaaaaccaggaaaaagaaatatgcaGTCATCTCCCTTCTGTAGCTGAAGCTAATTTCTTCTGAGTAATCAGACCAGTGGGATAATACCAAACAACAATTTCTTACATTTCAACTTAGAAACTATTAATCAAATGCTTTTgatatgactttattttaataaattgtgTAAATTGGCAGAAAATTTATAGTTGTTTATAGCATGATAAAGGATAAGGTCATGCATTTTGGGATAAATAATCCAAACTATTCACTTGAAATGAAGGCTTGAGTCAGCTGTCATAACCAAAAGAGACTTTGTAAATTTTTACCCTAGAATATTGGCTTGATGTGTTGAAGTAAAACAATTCAACATAATGCCCAGACATATTTTGGGGAGTACTGGGTGCCACATTTAGAGAAGGATGTTGACAAATTTGGGTATATCTAGAAGAGGTCAGAAGTAGGATAGAGACCATAGAATCGCAGATGTAAAGCTGAATGACATCTTAGAAGTTATATTATACATTACATAGGAGATCATCTATTTGACAGTTCAGAAAACTAAGGTCCCATATCATACAGGTACTAAGTGACagatctgggattcaaacccagattcttAGATTCAAAACCCAGGtctctttctaccataccatgtGACCTCCTTGTGTGGTTCACCtcactcatttttatagatgaagaaaacaaacCCCAGGAGAACTCAGTGAATTGTCCAAGGCTCACAGGTGGTGAGTATAACAATAGGAATTTGATCCCAGGTCCCAGAATTATAGTTACAGAATTATTTGGGaattcagaagccatctagtctgaATCTTATCTGAAAAAACATTCCCCACTCTACCATACTCAGCACAATGTTCATTGaactgatcaaggcctttgacaaTGTTGGccatgaggacttatggaaaattatgacaaaatttGGGTGCTTAGAGAAGTTTGTAAGTAttttatgtcagtttcatgatggcatgatTGCACAGGTTCTGGCCAATGGTGGATACTCTCATGCTTTCTCAGTTACCAATGAAGTATGCTTTTTATCATGATGCTTTCAGTAATGATGTCAGataccttcaatgaggatgaaaatggcatcaaggtcagcgaCCATACTTAGaccaaattatttaacttgaaaagtctataagccaagactaaagtggaaggagagttAGTGCATCTTGTTTTGTTTGCAAATTACTGTgtactcaatgcaacctctgaggctgagatgcaacaaagtgtagATCAATGCTCTTCAGCTTGTGCTAATTTCTGCCtaacaacaataagaaaacaCAGGCTCCCCACCAGGCAGTACCACACCATCCATCTGTGGAGCCATCATTTGCAACAAATGGAGTTTTGAACGCTGTGGAGAAGTTCACATCCTTTGGTAACTTCAtcgttgtatgtctgtgaaacattcTTCATGCCAGGAAACGGAAtcacttcattttaattttcttaggaagattctgaatatTACGCGGCAAGATAAAATACCAGATGCTGAGgtctttctcaaactaaactgccaacaTAGTACTGTCATtctggtcttctttgacaacaaatgacaacaaccaatcaatcaactagtgatgcaaagaaaacaataaccaatcaaccaactggggatgtaaaaataaaagtctctTCCATCAAAGAGCTTATATGCTATTgaggaaagatagagagatagagatagagggagagagagagagagagagagagagaaacattgatatagatatagatatgcatatctatgtgtaatgtatgtgtatacatgtatatttaaattatatatacatatgtgtatatatatatatatgtatatatatatatatgtatatgtatttaaagTTTGTTGGGGTTTGATGCGGAAGCAAGTAAAAGCTGGGGAAGCAAATAAGATTCCAAGAAAGGTATAATGTATGAGGTTAAAGGGAGCTAGGAATTCCTAAAGgtaggatgaggagggaggacatcTTTGCCACAGGTAATAGCCTGAATAAATAGACAAAGAGGTACAATGTTGTGTACAAAGAATAACAAGGAAAACAGTTTGACTGGAAGGCAGAAAAGGTAAAGGGTGAGCTACATTGTGAAAAGCCTTGAACATCAAACAAAgaattttccatttcatattAGGAGTAATTGGAGTGTTTTGAGCAAGAGATTGCCACAGTTAGATCTGTttcctaggaaaatcactttgggaatTGTGTTAAGGATgacatggagaaaggagagacttaaggcagatTCGTCAGttaggaggcaattggggtagtCCAGGTGGAAGGTGATGAGGACTTAAACCATTTAGTGaccataaaagggaaaagaagaggacaaATGGTGAGGATGTTTTGGGATCAGAATCAGCAAGACTTAACAATTACTTGGatattgggagaaggaagtaaggTAGAATAAAGAATCAAGGATGTTGCAAACTTGTGTTACCTGAATGATGGTGCCttggaaaaaaatagagagaggtGGAAAGtttgtgggaaaaaataataaattctattttggatGCGCAGTGTTTGAGGTGAATGTGGAAAGTAGTCATTAGGAACCCCTAAGCATGGACTAGATAATTAtttgttagaaatatttttcaaggGATGTCTCTTTAGCTAAGAATTAATCGGATTGCATGACTTGTTCTTATCTTTTTGTGAAAGGTTTGCTGGAAAccaattttttaattaattgttttttagtgaagctattttttttctgtttttctaagatcatattTTTGACTTATCCATTAGTAGCCAGGAGTCCCTTGATTATGGATACCATGTTTCAATAATAGAACTTACTTGCCTCATATCTACTTACCTTAACACATAGTAGAAGGATTggatattttcccctttctcagcTCATATCCTGCGTTTGAATGACCCTAAGTCTTGAGTTTCCTGTCTTAGGGACTCCTCTGAGCCTTTGGTCATTGCAGAGCAGAGATGAGAGAGCATAACGAAAGAGCAAACTCCTTCAATATCCAAGGAGCAACTCCAGTCACTTTTCAAGTTTCTCAAAGGTGACACTACCCCTCCTCTCCTACCCACCTCTCAGGCAGGTCTAGCCACAAGGCCACAGGAGAAAGTTTTTCCATGGTCTTTTCTATAGCTTTATAGTATCAATATTACTTTACAGAAAAAAGGGGCAATAATAGTTTTTCACCAGTAAGAGTGCCATGCTTTTGTGACTGCTATATAGCAGTATTCCTAAACCTGGAATCTTTATCTTTTTAGGTGACAAAGTCCAGGAGTGAGGAGAATATGCAAAACATATCTGTTCAATGTCTGCTGTCGTGGATAACACCAATCACACTTTCCACCCAACTGTTTTCATTTTGAAGGCTATCCCAGGTCTGGAGAAAATACAATTTTGGAACTCCATGCCCTTCTGCATCATGTACATGATGTCACTTGGGGGCAACTCCTTGCTAATCATACTTATCTGGATGGAACAGAGTCTCCATGAACCCATGTATCTCTTCCTGGCCATGTTGGCTATGTCAGATATCTTGCTGTCCAACATCATCATGCCCAAGATGCTGGCTCTTTTCTGGTTCCAGGCTGGGTCTATTTCTTTCCAGGCCTGCATCACCCAGatgttttttgtcattttcatcttcatcacAGAGTCAACGGTTCTTCTGGCCATGGCATTTGACCGCTATGTGGCCATTTGCTTTCCATTGAGATATACCGTGATCCTGACCCCCTCTGTGATTGGGAAAATAGCAGGATTTTCTGTGGTCAGGGGCCTGGTCATGACTTCACCTTTTGTCTTTCTAGTTGAGCGACTGCCATTCTGTGGAAACAACATCATTTTTGATACATATTGTGAAATGAGTAAGATTTCCAAGCTGGCCTGTGCAGATATAACTGCCAATAGCATTTATACTCTGGTGGTATCATTCTTGTCCACAGGATTAGATGTCTTACTCGTTTCCATCTCCTATGTATTTATTCTTCAAGCTGTCTTCCGACTCCCATCCCGTGATGCCCAGTTGAAGGCTCTGGGCACTTGTAGTTCACATGTGTGTGTCATCCTAATGTTCTACCTACCAGCCTACCTGACGGTGACAGTTAGTCATTTCGATTATGGAGTCCTACTGTCCAATCTCTATGTGGTTGTGCCCCCTGCATTGAACCCCATCATATATGGTGTCAGGACCAAGCAGATCCGAGGTTTTGTCACATCAAGGCTCTCCTGGTTGGGCCTTTAGTGTGGAGCGATAGCAGTTCAGGAACACTAGGCAAATTAAGATATTCTATGTGTGTTGCTCTGTGCTAGAGATCCTAAAAAGTTACCTCCATTTTTTTGTACTGATTGTAACATCAAAAGTTATTGCTTTCATGTGTGTAATCAGTCTTGTCGATTATACCTGGACACAATTAGTGTTATTCattgtaaagaatgaaaaaagaagaaactctAGGTAAAGATGCTCAGAAACGTCCAAGACAGCTTCCCTTTGCCTAAGTAAAATCTGTAGCATTCAAGATCTTCCataatttggaacccaaattcCTTTTCAATCTGGCATCATATTCTTACTCTAGTAATCTGCACAAATATAGCGAAGGGACTCACTTATTTTTTCATAAGTGTGTACCATGGTctgcttttttatttgttcatagttttctctttttcctagaatgcctttccttctttttcaaatCTTTGCAGTTCCACCTACCTTTCAGAGCCCACATCAAATGTCACCTCCTCTATGATGCTTTCCAAGGtcatctttcccttctcagaactttCACAACCCTTTGTACATCCCTCATGTACATATGCAActcatttgaatttgtttttgtatatgttttatgtCAGCTTCTAGATAGTGTATGATCTCCTTAAGGCCAGACATGTCTCAATTTTTCTTGCATTCTGTGCTTTGCCCAACTTGGTACCTGAAAGACATTGACACATTAAATAAACacattaagtaaataaataaatggatacatggatcaACAGAATTTTAGGCCTAGAAATTCCAGCAATTTTGTAGGGATGTACTTAATGCTAGATAGTAAGTAGCTCAATTTCTCATTAAGTCCGAACCAGGTAGAGGCAGCAAAAATATGCCAGTCCCTTTCCACCATCACTAGAGTTTAGCTacagtaggagaaaaaaaatctgtcttctctaaatatgtatttataggtCTTCACATGTTTTTACATTTCTCTGGATTGTTTATTTAAGCTCCCACCTTCTCTTGAATAAACCAAGGACAAGAGAAATTGATTATCTATTACTCACTCTTTATATCTAAGGAGATCAGAACTCTGGTTTAACCAACTGCTATCTAGGAGCAGCCACGTATGCTGAGGAATTAAGGAAGGACAAGTGACTCAGCAACAGAAAGAAGGGGAAGTTCAAGCGATATAGAGCTGAGCACTtttcacagtggaaagaatattggctcTGGAATTGAGGATCTGGATTAAAATCTTTTCTCTGATCCTTCCTACCTATGAGactttgaataaatcacttaatctctgtgagcctcagtttcctcatctgtaaaatgagggtattgaacCAGATACtctttaatgtcccttccagctctagatctctgAGTCTACGACCATTTGTAgggccaatgcaatattcacagcacctacagagGCTATGAATATCCCAGCGCAATTCTAAATGATGAAATACCTCAGACTCTCTAcatgaagacagaaccaaaacacttattCAGTCACCAGAAAGacaatccatcatagcaacaaaaatatatacacaataacaatgcagaggacaacactaaccccaagccttcccctgctagacttcccacaaaccagctccattaaacaaatcacaagcaggctctcttaaacaaaatcacaatttCTTTCACTCAAGCTCAACAGTTGCCCACTTGCCTGCATCGGACTAGCTCGGACTAGACTCTGATCAATTTCCTTTCTGCTCTGCTCTACCTacaccctttctgttccacctattcagcaagctcctccaacCATAGGCTCCAtatgactcagactcatgtaactcaggcaggtcacatggacctattaatggatgggaaagatcttcctattaagAAGCAAAGTTATATTAACATAAG
Proteins encoded:
- the LOC140507568 gene encoding olfactory receptor 52B2-like: MSAVVDNTNHTFHPTVFILKAIPGLEKIQFWNSMPFCIMYMMSLGGNSLLIILIWMEQSLHEPMYLFLAMLAMSDILLSNIIMPKMLALFWFQAGSISFQACITQMFFVIFIFITESTVLLAMAFDRYVAICFPLRYTVILTPSVIGKIAGFSVVRGLVMTSPFVFLVERLPFCGNNIIFDTYCEMSKISKLACADITANSIYTLVVSFLSTGLDVLLVSISYVFILQAVFRLPSRDAQLKALGTCSSHVCVILMFYLPAYLTVTVSHFDYGVLLSNLYVVVPPALNPIIYGVRTKQIRGFVTSRLSWLGL